Proteins from a genomic interval of Schistocerca piceifrons isolate TAMUIC-IGC-003096 chromosome 3, iqSchPice1.1, whole genome shotgun sequence:
- the LOC124789363 gene encoding cuticle protein 18.7-like, with protein MKVLVVLSAVLAVCVATPGYLSAPALLARGIAAPGLLAAHAPAVIAAAPAVVRTIPPGGPANIVIGPGGVPLDTPEVVAAKASHAAAVAETRARDAVVNAAPAVVAAAAPAVVAAAPAVIAARTPAATVLAGHGLLAPAAALRYAAAVPALRYAAVAPAALGYAAAHTIVAPAPIHPGYAAYGPANIVIGPGGVPLDTPEVAAGKVADAVAHLEAKARNGVLLG; from the exons atgaaggtccTG GTTGTCCTGAGCGCCGTTTTGGCGGTGTGCGTCGCCACCCCCGGCTACCTGTCGGCGCCTGCGCTGCTGGCCCGCGGCATCGCCGCCCCCGGCCTCCTCGCCGCCCACGCGCCGGCGGTCATAGCCGCCGCCCCCGCTGTCGTCCGCACCATCCCTCCCGGCGGCCCCGCCAACATCGTGATCGGACCCGGCGGTGTGCCCCTGGACACCCCTGAGGTGGTCGCCGCCAAGGCGTCgcacgccgccgccgtcgccgagACGAGGGCCCGCGACGCCGTCGTGAACGCCGCCCCCGCCGTCgtggccgccgccgcccccgccgtcgtggccgccgcccccgccgtgatCGCCGCCAGGACGCCTGCCGCCACCGTGCTGGCCGGCCACGGCCTgctcgcccccgccgccgccctccGCTACGCCGCCGCCGTGCCGGCCCTGCGCTACGCGGCCGTCGCCCCCGCTGCCCTCGGATACGCCGCCGCCCACACCATCGTGGCGCCGGCCCCCATCCACCCCGGCTACGCCGCGTACGGACCGGCCAACATCGTGATCGGACCCGGCGGTGTGCCCCTGGACACCCCTGAGGTCGCCGCCGGCAAGGTCGCCGACGCCGTCGCCCACCTGGAAGCCAAGGCCCGCAACGGCGTCCTGCTGGGCTGA